One Paramisgurnus dabryanus chromosome 9, PD_genome_1.1, whole genome shotgun sequence genomic window, AGGAGAGGAGTACGGACCCTAAATATTCACTGGAGTGTGTGCTGTGCAGCGTGTGAGTGATTTATCTGATGTGAGTACACCTGAAGCTTTTGCAGTGTTGTGCCGTGTCCTGGTTTTTGTACTTACCCCAGGAAGGATCAGGCCTCTGTGGAGATCACCGGGAGCTGCCGAGATGGTGGGCGTCCAATTAAATAACTACGCGGCATGACTATATCCAGCGGGAGTCCTATGGATCCATTTGAGTGAGGTACTGTGGGGAACATTTTAGCCAGACTCGAACACATAACGTCAGAAGAGGTGTTGTGAGCATTAGAAGATCTTGGCGGCTGTATATACGCTGTGTGTGTGGTGGTGCATGTTGAATACTTACCTTATCGTCTAGATCTTCGCCTATCCGCAGGAGGAAGGGAAGAGGACGTGTTGGTCCGGGAAGACGGACGTGTGCTCATTGTGCCACTCTGGATTCCACCCCCGACGGGACGTTGTCTCATCGGTCACAGTTGGACGGCGGTAAAAGCCCCCCTCTTTCTGCCCGTGGTAGACGCTCGAGCTGACGTATGGTTCTTGTTCTTGTTGACCCCCGGTACCCAGTTAACGTTAAATTTACCTCACGAAGACTCGTAGACCCAGAGAAAAGCCTGTAGAAAGAAATACTCACCCTGAACGAGCTATAGCTAACCCTACTGTACGCCGACTCGTAGACCCAGAGAGAAGCCTGTAGAAAGAAATACTCACCTTGaacgagctaaagctaactcCACTCTACGCCGACTCGTAGACACAGAGCAAGCCTGTAGGAAGAAATACTCACCTTGTAACGAGTTGAAGCTAAAGCTGCCTTACGCTGACTCGTAGACCCAGAGAAGAACCTATAGGAGAGAGATACTTACCTTGAATTAAGCTATAGCTAAACTTACCTTTTTCTGATATGCAGGCTCAGAGAAACCACCTGTAGGAGAGAAACACTTACCTGGTACCAGTTACTCATGTAACCCTGATTCCCTGAAATATTGGGAACGAGCATTGCGTAGCTGACACTATAGGGAACATAATGCCATCGCGCCATGCTTATAACAGACTTTGCTTTAAAATAGGCACTAAACGGGACTCCATTTAAACCAGCTAGAGCAAGCTCAGGAATACAGAGCTCAGAGTGTATAGCAAAATACATAGTTAACTCTTTCCttgccagcgttttaaaaacaatgttgccagccagcgtcagcattttcatgtttttcacaaaagtttaatgccttccagaaaatgttcttattaaaatgtataaacaatatatcaaatgaaagaacagacattctgctttcaaacaacaacaaaatgttcATCTTACCTTGATaagttctcttttatcacctctcaaatatgggtaggtttttcaaaaacaccatattttgagcaaaaagctaagataattccatttttgtgaaggaattttgatagagatcagatgcagagcgatcctcaaaacttacatggacatacagctgtttgccctagagCGATACTTTCAGGTTTTATACATTGCGGAATACAACATTGCAGTTAAGCGAACATGACCTGCGTTTGTAAGGTGAGGATGTCCAGGCTGtaaatctataaaaaaaattgatggCGAGGACCATCTCGCCACTTCACAAATGTCTGAGATTGAAATCCCTGCAGACCATGCCCAGGAAAAAGCCATACCTTGTGTAGGGTGGGCTCTAATACCAAGAGGGCAATattcattcagggaggcgtatGCCGATGTAATGGCTTCGACGATACATTTGGGTAACATCTGTTCAGTGATGCGCCTACCCAATGACCGATCTACAAAGCTCACAAACAGCTGTTCTGACTTCCTAAAGGAGGCAGAGCGGTTCCTGTAAATTCTAAGCTTTGATGTGCCAGATCGGGTTAAGTGGCTGTTTGCTGTCCTCTGGAAGGAGAGCAAGCAGGAAAACCACCTGGACCCTGAATGGTGTTGATAGGACTTTAGAGACGTATGCCACACTTGCTGTTGTTAGGGCCAGATTCCAAACACAAAGGGGTTGTTTcacggacagggattagcttaaatcaggactaggccttaatttaattaggaaatataactacttttaacaaacatgccttactaaaaacattacttgtgtgcattttgaggcaatgtattttaagatatgtcagttgttttcagtttggacagcttttacatttattttagtctaggactattttagtctaggactagtctatcCCTGTCCAGGAAGCCGCCCCGTAGGATCTGTAGAGAAAGCATGTATATCCCGCACAGGTGCTTTCAGGAacgtggacagatcccaagatgGGACTGTGCAGGGTCATGGAGGGTTtagcctatatatatatatatatatatatatatatatatatatatatatatatatatatatatatatatatatatatatatatataacgtCAGGGTTTTTTTTTCCTCATAGGACTTTTTCGCTCTGTAACGTCCATACCGCCGCACCACCAGAGGGAGCCCTCTCCAGAGTACTGACATGGTGCCGCCCCGTGCTTCTCTGATCATTTCTTGTTTTGCTTTACTTAAGCCTAAAGCTAGCATAGGGCTAGGGCGAAGAATTGCCAGCTTACCCCTGCATACCAATCGTTTTTCTGAGTGTTTATCTGACTGCCTGTTTATGATCATCTGCCTGTTTATCTGTTTTCTGCTTTTGGATTATCCCCTGATATTGTTTGTCTGGATTGGACTGTTTACTGTGTTTGACCTGCCTGCCTGTTACGGTTTACTCTTCTGCCTTACGTCTTGGATTTGTTTGccagattgtttttttttttaataaacatccGCAAAATGGATCACGCTGTTTCTGAGCCTTCCTTACAGAATACTTTGCCTACCATCGATCCAGCGGATGTCGCCAATCTGAGGGCTGCTTACGAACATCAAAGCATTCTCCTGCAGGGTTATCAAGAGCAACTCACACGTCTCCAGTCTGTTAACGAGCACCTCACCTGTTACATTCAAGCCTTGCCTACAATGTCTGCCAAACGGGTGAGTGTATCCGAACCGGATAAATTTGACGGTACTGCTGAACATGTGATAAGTTTTCTTCGTCAACTTGATATTTATTTCAAGGATCATGTGGGTGAAAATCTGTCTGACGATACTATGTGCTCTAAAGTGTTTTCACTGCTATCTAGTAAAGCAGTCGAGTGGGCAGCCGTTGTTTGGGGCACGGATCATCGTATCCGCACTTCTTACACATACTTCATTCAACAACTAAAGGAAGTATTTGAATATCCAGCTGGGGTAAGAAGTGCTTCATCACGGATCATCCGCATGTCTCAAAATCACCGACCAGTAGCTGAATACGCCATTGAATTTCGCACGCTTACCGCACAAAGTGGATGGAATGATAAATCGTTCAAGGATGTGTTTCAAAACAGTCTCGATACTTAACTCTAAGCGGAGCTGGCTTGTAAAGGTGAGGATTTCCCTTTTTCTGATTATGTAACTCTGGCAGTCCATATTGATAACCTGATAATGAATGTACCCGCTTAAGCGAAGAGCCCGGCGAACACTACGAATGCTGTGAGTACAACCCGAAAAGTATCGCTTTCCCTGTTGATGCTTCTAATGTAGTAGAACCTATGCAAATGGGGTTTTCACCACTCACTGGTGATCTGGAGAAATTTTACAGTGGTCTTCTCGTTGCATGGAGGTTTGCATCAACCATCTCAAACCCTGTCTGTCTACCAGTATTGAAGGCCCTTCTGGTAAGGATATTAAGATTCCTGATATCTACCATGAATATTCTGAAGTGTTCAGTAAATCCAAGGCTTCTGAGTTTCCTCCCCACAGGCCTTGGGATTGTGCTATTGAACTACTCCTGAACGCCATGCCCCCCAAGAGTAAAGTTTACCCTCTGTCTCAACCTGAAATCCACGCTATGGAGGACTATATTTCTGAAGCGTTACAAAATGGATTTATCCGACCATCAACCTCTCCTGCTGCAGCCGGTTTCTCTTTCGTTGAGAAGAAAGATTGAGGCCTGAGACCCTGCATTGATTATCGAGGTTTGAATAATATCACTGAGAAATTTCCATATCCTTTACCTCTTGTCCCTTCTGCCCTTGAACAGCTACGAGAAGCAAAAATCGACACAAAACTGGATCTAGGCAGTGCCTATAATCTCATTCGTATCCGTGAAGGCAACGAATGGAAAACAGCATTCCACACCACTAGAGGGCACTATGAATACCTTGTGATGCCGTATGGGCTATCTTACTCTACCGCCATATTCCAGTCATTCATCAATGAAGTCTTCAGAGACCTCCTGAACCAGTATGTAATTGCTTACATTGACGATATCCTGATTTACTCCAACAGTACTCCATGTCAGTCATGTCAGTTGTACGTCAAAGCTGAAAAGTGTGAGTTCCATGTTTCGAAAACCAACTTTCTGGGTTATAATATCAGTTCACAGGGAGTCGAGATGGACAACTCTAAGGTCAAGGCAGTCACTGAATGGCCCACACCCTGTACAGTTAAGGATCTCCAAAGATTCCTGGGATTTGCTAACTTCTATAGAAGATGTATACGTAACTACAGTATGGTAGCAGCACCCCTGACATCTCTCTTGAAAGCCAAACCCAAAAAGCTGACCTGGAACCCTCAAGCTGAACAGGCATCCCAAAAACTAAAAATCTTTTTCACCACAGCGCCTGTCCTGAAGCACCCTGATCTGGATGAACAGTTAATTGTAGAAGTAGATGCCTCTGATACAGGAAACGGAGCTGTCCTTTCCCAACGCCAATAACCATTGAATAAGGTATACCCATGTGCTTATTTCTCCAGGAATCTCACACAGGCAGAATGCAACTATGATGTTGGCAATAAGGAACTCTAATCTATTAAGGCAGCCCTGGAGGAATGGAGGCACTGGCTCGAAGGAGCCAAACATCATTTTGTGATCCTGACAGACCATAAAAACCTGGAGTACGTGAAAGGAGCGAAAAGACTCAACGCACGTCAGGCAAGATGGTCCCTATTCTTTACCCGATTTAATTTCTCCATCACCTACAGGCCTGGAAATAAAAACGGCAAGGCAGATGCACTTTTCAAGATATCATGACCCTACACCCTCTGACCGCTCACCTGCACCCATCATACCACCTACTCACATCATTGCTCCTATAGCCTGGGATATCATGCAAGAAATCAACCAAGAACACCAACAAGATCCCATACCACCTGAATGTCTCCCTGAAAAAAAACTCCACTCACTCTCCGTCCCCGCATCATGCAATGGGTCAAAACTTTGTCAAATCTTGTATAGTCTGTGCCCAGTCTAAAACACCCAAAGAATTACCCTCTGGTCTCCTGAAACCCCTGCCTATTCCCCAACGTCTCTGGTCTCATCTCAGTATTGACTTTGTTACAGATCTGCCTAATTCCAACAATAACACAGCCATACTTTTAATAATTGATTGTTTTTCTAAATCATGTCGTTAAGGCCCCTCAGGGGATTACCTACAGCCATGGAAACTGCTGAAGCCATGTTTCACCACGTGTTCAGAAATTTTGGAATACCTGAAGACATCGTCTCGGACCGTGGAACACAATTCACCTCTTAGGTTTGGAAGGCTTTCTGCAATAATATGGATATTAATGTCAGTTTAACGTCTGGTTATCATCCCCAATCTAACGGTCAAGTAGAAAGATTAAACCAAGAGATCGAAGAATATCTGAGATCGTACTGCACCCGTTAACAACACAGCTGGTCTTAATTCCTGCATTGGGGCGAGTACGCACAGAATTCGCTTAGGCACTCATCCACCAACTTCACCCCCTTCCAGTGCGTACTCGGCTACCAACCCCCCATGTTCCCCTGGTCTGGTGAACCTTCTGCTGTCCCTGCAGTGGATGATTGGATGAGGAGGAGTGAAGAAGCCTAGGAAAGCGCCCATGTTATACTCCAAAGGGCCATCCGCAACCAGGAGCTCCACCCCAACCGTCACAGACGTCCACATCCCCCGTATCAACGTGGCCAAAGGGTCTGGCTCTCTACGAGAGATCTCAAGCTCCAGCTCCCATCCAAGAAGCTGAGTCCGAGGTATGTAGGACCATTCCGCATAGTCTGACAAATCAATGATGTTACGTACCACTTAGAACTCCCTGTTAATTATTGTATTTCTCCCTCTTTCCATGTTTCCCTGCTGAAACCCTATCATGCGGAGTACAACCCCAACACGGAGCCTCAAGAGCCACCTCCTCCTCTCGACGTTGCCAGGAGCCGGCCTACGCCGTGAGAGAGCTGCTTGGCTCGAGGCGACGCGAGGGTCGTCTCCAATATCTGGTTGATTGGGAGGGCTATGGCCCTGAAGAAAGGTCCTGGGTAGCCTCGGACAACATTCTGGACCCCAACCTCATCGAGGAGTTCCACAGAGCCAGACCCGACCGACCTGCACCACTTCCTCGAGGAAGGCCCCGTAGAGTGCCAGGAGGCACTCATAGGAGGGGGGATTCTGTAACGTCCATACCCCAGCGACACTAGAGGGAGTCCTCTCCGGAGTACTGACATGGCGCCGCCCCGTGCTTCTCTGATCATTTCCTCTTGTATAcgatacattattaatacgctcgcttgtaaagtttattcatagccgTTGTATTTTGCTtcttatattgtctgtcgatttttctgtgttttccctgcttcttttattgtaaagctgctttgaaacaatgaccaattgtgaaaagcgctatataaataaaattgaattgaattgataaAAAAGGGTGAATTCTCCAATCTCCAGTTGGCGGGCTGTTGCGAGAAAGCATGTTCACGCCtagggatgggtaccgaaacccggtattaaactggccccagggctaaattatgaaagaccgtagtatcagtaagatctgacgCTATCGGTTCTGCTTTTGGTCCAGgagaaaacaattaaaataaatgtactatgtattcttgcttaataatgttttcgtgcacattttatctcaccaaacatttctaatttgcGATAAAATCAAGACGTTTGTCTGTGAGATCAGAGAGATCTCTCATGCGCGCCGCGGAAGCTgtctgtcacacacacatacacaacaacGAGCGTGGCGCACGGCCGCACGCACATGCATAACAGCACACAACTCCCGCTTAATTCAAAGAGTGACGATGGCCGATAGAGGAAAACATTCAAAAGTGTGGTTATACTTCACAAGAGTTGATGCAGACAACGCTCATTGTCATACAGGTAAGTTcaacaagatgtttgcatgtaagggcGGAAACACAAGCAATCTGTCAAAGCATCTTTCAAAAGTGCATTATGTGCAGTCAGAAACTGTCCCAATTCAAgagctgcgaccttctaagtaTGCAACCTTACAAGGCGAGCACttggtctttcaaggtggcagcctcagaagtccgcgaagagaactgaaatgagacggtctaaacCTCGGAGTacccataatttgcgtcacctgctgcacgcaCCCACCGCCGCGGTCAGGCATGTATGCTAAAATcatgttgaatcaacgttgttcacctcatttaatataaatgaaCCATCTCCCTAATTGGTTTGCTTACCTTAAGTTAAAATTCTGTTGATTTCTTTTGGGAGAAATGACGTTatgcattcaacatattttctacttgttttaaaatcctaaataaagaaaaatcagtatgtaaacatttatttggctaAATGCTCAGCACTTCAAGTTAGTTTAAAAAATAGCCTACATATAAATATCTTATTTAGagtattttttctgcagctttcacgctggtgcattaacaaatatatgtacattatttagaaatgatatccagaaattaatttgtaatgatgaaatgcagacacataattaacttaatcatAGGAACATAGGTTCatgatcaaatgttaacattggccaaattaCCGATAAGAATACCGTTAAAGTACCGGACCGTTAAGCAGTATCGGTAAGAGTAGTAATACCGTTAAAACCTTAACGATACCCATCCCTATTCACGCCCATGTTGGAACGTGCATGGCCCTGATAGaacagaggtccccaaccaccgggtcccGACCCAGTACTTGGTcatggacaagttgccaccgggtccCAAGAACGTCCTGAAAAAATATGTATAACTAGGTAATAGCTTAATTGGCTATTTTGTCCTTTAAAAAAGAACTTTCTGTGTCAGTTGTGATGATACTGTCTCCTCCTCTGCCCTGCTGTCTTGTGGGGTTCCACAGGGCTCAATTTTAGGCCCCCTTCTGTTCTCTGTGTATTTGCTCCCACTGTGGTATGTACTCAGGAAGCATGGTATGTCCATTTCACTTCTATGCAGATGATAGTAAGAACTATGTCCCTCTTAAAAagaatgaatatatatatatatatatatatatatatatatatatatatatatatagcgggagagagagagagagagagagagagagagagagagagagagagagagagagagtttaataaaataatgtatgttaccagcagtAAATCTGTAATTGAAATGATGTCCcttcaattaaaaacaactagttttgGGATTTATATTCTCTTGTCCTTTTTTAACTATACTAGAATCCCCCACCTCACCCTGCTGTAACAAAAAAGGAACTTCAACTCTGAGTAAAGTTACaatgacttactttttacttttactcaagtagatttttaaaccagtaactttactttacTCTTTCCATACTGGTAAGGTGGCCCACCGAAACACAGCTGTTTTCAGatcaatacacaaaataatgttgtttttaagcAACGAAATAGAtgctctttaatttttttttacttcaaatTACTTTAATTAATAGCCAATTAAAGTAATGTTTTAAGTTAATCCCACTTTTAATTTATATAGTGTGATTATTAAAGATAGCAACAAATAAtgctttttatgttttattgtcCTTTCcaaataatgtaaagaaaatgaatgGCAAGATGCAACAAACATCTATTTGACTCCTGCTTGACTTGCTTCATGCTCTGCCCTATGACGTCACTGAGTACGTATTGTTTATACATATTAGGTGTTTAAAACTACTGACATCACAGAGTCAATTTCATTTTGCAGGGTTAAGGTGAGCTGAGTCTTAGCAATGATTTGTTTTCTATACACACTCTTGCTTTTTCATCACTTTAGCACAAAGGCAGAAAATACTTATTGCAAAATAATGGGGGACCCCAAATACCCGCTGCTATCAAAGGATGGAGACATAACTATTGGAGCAATTTTTCCACTACACACTAAAGAAACATTACCTTCATTCGAATTCACACAAAAACCTCAGTTTCTATCATGCTCCAGGTGTGGTACATTGGaattaatttaagaaatattatagcagagagtgtaaataaaacaaaccTAACACACCTATGATTTAATGTTTATACAGCGTGAGTCCTAGAGATTTTCGGTTGGCTCAAACCATGATTTTTGCAATTGAGGAGATTAACAGGAATGAAAGTTTTCTTCCAAATGTTTCTATTGGCTATAGAATCTATGATAGCTGTGGTTCGAGACTGTCCTCTGTAAGTGCAATTATGGCACTAATGAACGATCAGGAGTTTGCAGCAGGGAGCAGATGCAATGGACAGTCTCCTATTCATGCAATTATAGGGGAAACAGAGTCTGCCACAACAATTATTCTGTCTAGAACCACAGGACCTTTTAAAATTCCAGTGGTAAGAGACAATAACAGTAATTGCTTGACAAAATTACCAGACTGATAACTATTTATTGTTTCTTGTGATTTCCTTATCAGATAAGTCACTCATCTGCATGTGAGTGTCTCAGTAATAGAAAAGATTACCCTTCATTCTTCAGGACTATTGCTAGTGATTATTACCAGGGCAGAGCACTTGCACTCTTGGTAAAGCACTTAGGCTGGACTTGGGTTGGAGCTGTGAACAGTGACACTGAATATGGAAACAATGGAATGGCCATATTTCTGAACTCAGCCAAAAAGGAGGGGATTTGTGTCGAGTACTCTGTTAAATTTTACAGAACAGAGTctgaaaaactacaaaaagtGGTAAAAACAATGAGGCAGGGCACAGCAAAAGTGGTTgttgcatttcttgcattttttgaGACTGGGTTACTAATTGAGCAACTAAGTATTCAGAACATTACAGGCATACAAATGATTGGAGTGGTCGGATGGACAACTTCAAAGAATTTAATAACTCCTAACACATTTCATGTGATGGGAGGGTCATTAGGGTTTGCTTTGAGAAAACTCCATATTGAAGGATTTTCTgattatgttaataaatcattttgGAAAACAGCTTTTCCAAAATGCTCACAAAGAGATGGTAATTATTCTCAAGCTGAATTAAACTGCAGCAGATATCAGGATCTATTTGTGCTAAAAAATTACAATGAAGATGTGTCTGAACAAAGATTTTCAAGCAATGTATACAAAGCAGTGTATGCTGTGGCTTATGCACTATACAGTCTGCTGAAGTGCAAAGAACAAGACATTTGTGAAAAAGCCCTGACAATAAAACCACAACAGGTAAGCAGCAATTTTAGTctgattttgtgttttattgtcaCAATAGTAATGttctaaatctttttttttttaaaggttgtTGAAGctcttaaaaaagtaaatttcaCAGATAAATTTGGAGATCGTGTGTGGTTTGACAGCACTGGTGCTACAGTAGCCCAGTATGAAGTTGTGAACTGGCAGAAGGACTCTGATGGATCATTTCAGTTTAAAGCAGTGGGTTACTATGATGCCTCACTGCCCCCTGACCAGCGCTTTTTCATTAACACTGAAAACATAATATGGGCTGGAGGACAGCGAGAGGTAAATGGTAAAAGCTTGTTAATTTAACAAAGTTATGTCGAGAACCAACAAAGTTCGTTTAAACTGCTGAACCAGTAATTCTCAGTAatgttaaagtaaaataaagcaaAGGTAAAAATTAACTTATTTAGTGGATATACAGGAAACAACATTATAAAGCTGATTTGGTTATGACTACTCAAAACCGAACGAAAATTCAAAACCAAAACGTGTTGGGCAGGTATAGATTTCTCTCATTTACAAATTGACTTAATTGTATCTGGCTTTTtctaaatgatataaaaaaataaagcagacAATATATTTACTTCAAAACCCACTCCTGAAATGTCTATTCAATGTTTTGTCTAGAAATTGATATGTAATAAAGTGGTATTGGTATGTCATGTAATAATTAACCTAAAGTATAAATAAGACTGACAACCATAATAAACTTAAATAGTACCAAAATAATAGCACTTACAGTTTCTTTTTCAGAATATATATCATATACACTACTATTGGCTTCCAGTGTagatttacattattttatgatttaaatATGCAATAATCTCAATATTCTCAAAATGATAACCATATTATCTTTATTCTTTAGAGTATGTATACATTACTGAAAGTACAGGTATTACTGCATGTATGT contains:
- the LOC135769358 gene encoding extracellular calcium-sensing receptor-like — translated: MICFLYTLLLFHHFSTKAENTYCKIMGDPKYPLLSKDGDITIGAIFPLHTKETLPSFEFTQKPQFLSCSSVSPRDFRLAQTMIFAIEEINRNESFLPNVSIGYRIYDSCGSRLSSVSAIMALMNDQEFAAGSRCNGQSPIHAIIGETESATTIILSRTTGPFKIPVISHSSACECLSNRKDYPSFFRTIASDYYQGRALALLVKHLGWTWVGAVNSDTEYGNNGMAIFLNSAKKEGICVEYSVKFYRTESEKLQKVVKTMRQGTAKVVVAFLAFFETGLLIEQLSIQNITGIQMIGVVGWTTSKNLITPNTFHVMGGSLGFALRKLHIEGFSDYVNKSFWKTAFPKCSQRDGNYSQAELNCSRYQDLFVLKNYNEDVSEQRFSSNVYKAVYAVAYALYSLLKCKEQDICEKALTIKPQQVVEALKKVNFTDKFGDRVWFDSTGATVAQYEVVNWQKDSDGSFQFKAVGYYDASLPPDQRFFINTENIIWAGGQREKPRSVCSESCPPGTRKAAQKGRPVCCYDCITCADGEISNETDSNNCQQCPGEYWSNTENTECVLKAVEFLSFTEVMGIVLVFFSLFGVGITVLMAILFYSKKDTPIVKANNSELSFLLLFSLILCFLCSLTFIGRPTEWSCMLRHTAFGITFVLCLSCVLGKTIVVLMAFKATLPGSNVMKWFGPAQQRLSVFAFTLIQVLICVLWLTISPPFPHKNMKYYKEKIILECSLGSTIGFWAVLGYIGLLALLCFILAFLARTLPDNFNEAKFITFSMLIFCAVWITFIPAYVSSPGKFTVAVEIFAILASSFGLLLCIFAPKCYIILFKPEQNTKQHLMGKTQTKFY